The following are from one region of the Sulfurimicrobium lacus genome:
- a CDS encoding MASE1 domain-containing protein, which yields MRSWQLFAGYLILYVFMDWASYIHPVLPLAITPWNPPPGLSLAFLLLYGVRQWPALFIAALLAEIFVRDIPAPLPYLAASSLLLTVCYTGAAALLLGPLRFDTKFSSLRDLSLLLAVALGGTLLASLAYVSTYAAAGLVPTQQFMTNILRFWVGDVIGIMVAAPLILSLAAHQTGIRSISAREIMAQAASLALALWVIFGLAFTDEFKFFYLLFLPLIWIAMRHGVRGATLAILGTQLGLIVAFQTGEHKATAVIELQLLMLALAITGLYLGMAVTSRRLLEERLQAQQAELDRALRFAAAGEMTSAVAHELNQPLSALTSYLRSCQLLLTQPETQHALLADTMEKTVGEARRAGQVVHRLRNFYRWGIVQLQQISVLPFLQEGIIPLLNRAERHNISLRISCPQTLPDIRADRVQLETVLHNLVFNSIDAIDGARSARGEIVIEAAEFTADDICICVSDSGPGVSQEMQPHIFEAFATGKIDGTGLGLAISRSMIEANHGKIWLDNSYAAGARFCFSVPLNTQTGNT from the coding sequence ATGAGATCCTGGCAGCTTTTCGCCGGTTACCTGATCTTGTACGTGTTTATGGACTGGGCGAGCTACATCCATCCCGTCCTGCCGCTCGCCATTACCCCCTGGAACCCGCCGCCAGGACTCAGCCTCGCATTCCTGCTGTTGTATGGTGTTCGGCAGTGGCCGGCCCTGTTTATCGCCGCGCTGCTGGCCGAAATATTCGTGCGCGACATCCCTGCACCACTCCCCTATCTGGCTGCATCCTCGCTGCTGCTGACAGTCTGCTACACCGGCGCAGCAGCCCTTCTCCTCGGCCCGCTGCGCTTCGACACTAAATTTTCCAGCCTGCGCGACCTGTCGTTGCTGCTTGCCGTGGCGCTGGGCGGAACACTGCTGGCTTCCCTGGCATACGTTTCCACCTATGCCGCGGCCGGCCTGGTGCCAACGCAACAGTTCATGACCAACATCCTGCGTTTCTGGGTAGGCGACGTAATCGGCATCATGGTCGCCGCCCCGCTGATTCTCTCCCTGGCCGCCCATCAAACCGGCATCCGTTCCATCAGCGCGAGGGAAATCATGGCACAGGCGGCAAGTCTCGCCCTGGCGCTCTGGGTGATTTTTGGCCTGGCATTTACCGACGAATTCAAGTTCTTCTACCTGCTGTTTCTCCCCCTGATCTGGATCGCCATGCGGCACGGCGTCCGGGGCGCGACACTGGCCATTCTCGGAACGCAGCTCGGATTGATCGTTGCGTTCCAGACGGGTGAGCACAAAGCCACCGCGGTCATTGAACTTCAGCTGCTCATGCTGGCTCTGGCAATCACCGGACTTTATTTGGGCATGGCCGTTACCAGCCGCCGGCTGCTGGAAGAGCGCCTGCAAGCGCAGCAAGCCGAACTGGATCGCGCACTGCGCTTTGCTGCCGCCGGCGAGATGACTTCTGCCGTGGCGCATGAACTGAACCAGCCGCTTTCAGCGCTGACCAGCTATCTGCGTTCCTGCCAGCTATTGCTCACCCAGCCGGAAACGCAGCACGCCCTGCTGGCGGATACAATGGAGAAAACCGTTGGCGAAGCCCGCCGCGCCGGACAGGTGGTACACCGCCTGCGCAATTTTTATCGCTGGGGCATCGTCCAGCTCCAGCAAATATCCGTATTGCCCTTCCTGCAGGAAGGCATCATCCCGCTGCTTAATCGCGCCGAGCGGCACAACATTTCGCTGCGTATTTCCTGTCCGCAAACCTTGCCCGATATCCGGGCGGACCGGGTGCAACTGGAAACCGTGCTGCACAACCTGGTGTTCAATTCGATCGATGCCATTGACGGGGCCAGGAGTGCTCGCGGGGAGATCGTCATTGAGGCGGCTGAATTTACTGCCGATGACATTTGCATCTGCGTCTCGGATAGCGGTCCTGGCGTCTCGCAAGAAATGCAGCCACATATTTTCGAAGCCTTCGCTACCGGCAAAATAGACGGCACCGGATTGGGGCTCGCGATCAGCCGTTCCATGATTGAAGCAAATCACGGCAAAATATGGTTGGATAATTCATATGCGGCCGGTGCACGCTTTTGCTTCAGCGTCCCGCTGAACACACAGACAGGAAACACATGA
- a CDS encoding response regulator transcription factor, with the protein MTDPTIFIVDDDASVRDSLSLLLGLKGYATRSFASAEDFLSTCQPDWHGCLLLDIRMPGMKGLELQQHLISRQIFLPIIFITGHGDVAATRAALKAGAADFLEKPLDDRLLLTAIADALKSSAHQRDEAAVAQEIMDRISRLTAREREVMEKVTLGEPNREIARRLGISPRTVEVYKARMMEKMRTQSLPELVRLVLSIKTSEPSD; encoded by the coding sequence ATGACTGACCCTACGATTTTCATTGTGGACGACGACGCGTCCGTCCGGGATTCGCTCTCCCTGCTGCTGGGGCTGAAAGGCTATGCGACCCGCAGCTTCGCCTCGGCGGAAGACTTTCTCTCCACCTGCCAGCCCGACTGGCATGGCTGCCTTTTGCTGGATATCCGCATGCCGGGAATGAAAGGCCTGGAGCTGCAGCAGCACCTGATTTCCCGCCAGATATTCCTGCCCATCATTTTCATCACGGGCCATGGCGACGTGGCTGCGACACGCGCCGCGCTCAAGGCCGGCGCGGCCGATTTTCTCGAAAAGCCGCTGGACGACCGGCTGCTGCTCACGGCGATCGCCGATGCGCTGAAAAGCAGCGCTCATCAACGTGATGAAGCGGCGGTTGCACAGGAGATCATGGACCGGATATCACGGCTGACCGCACGCGAGCGCGAAGTAATGGAGAAAGTCACCCTCGGCGAGCCCAACCGGGAAATCGCCCGGCGACTTGGCATCAGCCCGCGCACGGTGGAAGTCTACAAAGCGCGCATGATGGAAAAAATGCGGACGCAGAGCCTGCCTGAACTGGTTCGCTTGGTCCTCAGCATTAAAACAAGCGAGCCATCGGATTAG
- a CDS encoding CBS domain-containing protein, translated as MSIQSIPYCPPTIGILPETSLLDALKLMLEKQINHVPLRDGNGKFAGIVSTQAILSELIPASARVEHGLSDLKFAGDATRLLSSRLHDLEHRTVGEFAWKNVPVLNEDCPVLEAALLLSQSNAPLPVIGKDGTLLGMLSRRTLLDYLVQQAGI; from the coding sequence ATGAGCATCCAATCCATTCCCTACTGTCCTCCGACCATCGGCATTCTTCCCGAGACGAGCCTGCTGGATGCGCTCAAGCTGATGCTGGAAAAGCAGATCAATCATGTGCCATTGCGCGACGGCAATGGGAAATTTGCCGGCATCGTCAGCACCCAGGCCATCCTTTCCGAACTGATTCCGGCCAGTGCCCGGGTCGAGCACGGCTTGTCCGACCTGAAGTTTGCCGGGGACGCCACACGGCTGCTTTCGTCCCGCCTGCACGATCTGGAGCACCGTACTGTCGGCGAATTTGCCTGGAAAAATGTGCCGGTGCTGAACGAAGACTGCCCGGTCCTGGAGGCGGCCCTGCTGCTCAGCCAGAGCAACGCTCCGCTGCCGGTGATCGGCAAGGACGGCACGCTGCTTGGCATGCTCAGCCGACGCACCCTGCTTGACTATCTCGTGCAGCAGGCAGGCATCTGA
- a CDS encoding SLC13 family permease produces the protein MHGAVSTTQVILGLSPLAVSLAVFVLTYAAIVTETINRSIIALLGAGLMIFSGVLQQSEAVAGIDFNTISLLTGMMVLVAITQKSGVFQCVAIVVAKWVKADPWGLLVMLAVITAVFSALLDNVTTVLLIVPVALLITDSLRVSPYPYLFSIIFASNIGGTATLIGDPPNIMIGSAVGLTFTDFLLNLAPIAVIIFALTLIPIYLIWGRKMRAAPEDRAQVMAFDAKAAITDSLLLKQSLAVIGLVIAGFVMAHHIGQQPGTIAMFGAAFLLLLRVFGKDSEEQTHETHRTWGEVEWVTIFFFVGLFVVVAGVEKAGALDLLAGELLGLTGGDFPTTAITILWVSAIFSAVVDNIPFVATMIPVIQKMEPVFGVDKLATLWWSLALGACLGGNGSLVGASANLVVAGFAERAGQPIRFLPFILMAFPLMLASIAVASLYLYLRYL, from the coding sequence ATGCACGGCGCTGTTTCCACCACCCAGGTGATCCTGGGACTAAGCCCGCTCGCCGTGTCGCTCGCGGTGTTCGTGCTGACCTACGCCGCCATCGTCACCGAAACGATCAACCGCTCCATCATCGCCTTGCTGGGCGCGGGGCTGATGATTTTCTCCGGCGTGCTGCAACAGAGCGAGGCCGTGGCAGGCATCGATTTCAACACCATCAGCCTGCTCACCGGGATGATGGTGCTGGTGGCGATCACCCAGAAGAGCGGAGTGTTCCAGTGCGTTGCCATCGTTGTGGCGAAATGGGTGAAGGCCGACCCCTGGGGCCTGCTGGTGATGCTCGCCGTAATCACGGCGGTATTTTCCGCCCTGCTCGACAATGTCACCACGGTGCTCCTGATCGTGCCGGTAGCCTTGCTCATTACCGACTCGCTCAGAGTGTCTCCCTACCCCTACCTGTTCTCCATCATATTCGCCTCCAACATCGGCGGCACCGCCACGCTGATCGGCGACCCGCCCAACATCATGATCGGCTCGGCGGTCGGACTGACCTTCACCGATTTTCTGCTGAACCTGGCACCGATTGCTGTGATCATTTTCGCCCTTACCCTGATCCCGATCTATCTGATATGGGGCCGCAAGATGCGCGCCGCGCCGGAAGACCGGGCGCAAGTCATGGCGTTCGACGCCAAGGCGGCCATTACCGACTCCCTCCTGCTCAAGCAATCTCTTGCGGTGATCGGGCTGGTGATCGCGGGCTTCGTCATGGCTCACCACATCGGTCAGCAACCCGGCACCATCGCCATGTTTGGCGCCGCATTCCTGCTCTTGTTGCGCGTTTTCGGGAAAGACTCGGAAGAACAGACTCATGAGACACATCGCACCTGGGGCGAAGTGGAATGGGTGACGATCTTCTTTTTCGTCGGCCTGTTCGTGGTGGTGGCCGGCGTGGAAAAGGCCGGTGCGCTCGACCTGCTGGCCGGAGAGCTTCTGGGTCTGACCGGCGGCGATTTTCCCACTACAGCAATTACCATCCTGTGGGTCTCGGCGATATTTTCCGCTGTCGTCGACAACATACCTTTCGTCGCCACCATGATTCCCGTCATCCAGAAAATGGAACCGGTGTTCGGCGTGGACAAACTGGCCACCCTGTGGTGGTCCTTGGCGCTGGGCGCCTGCCTGGGCGGCAACGGCAGCCTGGTCGGGGCAAGCGCCAACCTGGTGGTGGCGGGTTTCGCCGAGCGCGCCGGCCAGCCGATCCGCTTTTTGCCGTTCATTCTCATGGCCTTTCCGCTAATGTTGGCCAGCATCGCGGTGGCCAGCCTGTATCTTTACCTACGCTATCTGTAA
- a CDS encoding pentapeptide repeat-containing protein, whose amino-acid sequence MKKHYFFAIVACIGLMFSAAPAMACDLVHDGQCAGARLVGAKLQGKNLERANFMGANLSFAALASTNLSGADLRGANLKHARQRGAGRFTRSVDVQSSTGLTPGRIHISFRANSFPGQSASKRS is encoded by the coding sequence ATGAAAAAACACTATTTCTTCGCCATTGTCGCCTGCATCGGACTGATGTTTTCCGCCGCACCCGCAATGGCATGCGACCTTGTCCACGATGGGCAATGCGCGGGAGCCAGACTGGTAGGAGCCAAGCTTCAGGGCAAAAACCTTGAGAGGGCGAATTTTATGGGCGCCAACCTGAGTTTCGCCGCTCTTGCCAGTACCAATTTAAGCGGTGCCGACCTGAGAGGCGCCAACCTGAAACACGCCCGCCAGCGCGGCGCCGGACGCTTCACACGAAGCGTTGACGTTCAGTCTTCAACTGGTCTCACTCCTGGGAGAATTCATATCTCTTTCCGAGCAAATTCATTTCCAGGTCAATCCGCATCGAAACGATCGTAG
- the galU gene encoding UTP--glucose-1-phosphate uridylyltransferase GalU — MKKITKAVFPVAGFGSRFLPATKASPKEMMPVVDKPLIQYAVEEAVAAGITDMVFITGRNKRTIEDHFDMAYEVEAELAARGKTELLRAVQDVVPKHVNCIYIRQSEPLGLGHAVLCAQPVVQDEAFAVILADDLIDAEPPVIKQMGYVFATHQCSVLGVQEVAREHTGQYGIVSATNLVPGVEKVHGLVEKPRPEEAPSNLAVVGRYILTPRIFHHLAQVHAGAGGEIQLTDGIAALLREEKLLAYHFSGTRYDCGSKLGYLKAQVAFGLKHEDLQEEFSAYLAALQ, encoded by the coding sequence TTGAAAAAAATCACCAAAGCAGTATTCCCGGTCGCCGGTTTTGGCAGCCGGTTTCTGCCCGCCACCAAGGCCAGCCCCAAGGAGATGATGCCGGTCGTGGATAAACCGCTGATCCAGTACGCGGTGGAAGAAGCCGTGGCGGCCGGGATCACCGACATGGTATTCATCACCGGGCGCAACAAGCGCACGATAGAAGACCATTTCGACATGGCTTACGAAGTGGAAGCGGAGCTCGCAGCGCGTGGCAAAACCGAGTTGCTGCGCGCGGTGCAGGATGTCGTCCCGAAACACGTGAACTGCATCTACATCCGGCAGTCGGAGCCGCTTGGGCTGGGCCATGCCGTACTGTGCGCGCAACCGGTGGTCCAGGATGAAGCGTTCGCGGTGATACTTGCGGACGATCTGATCGATGCCGAACCACCCGTCATCAAACAAATGGGCTACGTGTTTGCAACCCATCAATGTTCTGTCCTGGGCGTACAAGAGGTCGCTCGCGAACATACCGGGCAATACGGGATCGTCAGCGCGACCAATCTGGTGCCAGGCGTGGAAAAGGTGCATGGGCTCGTCGAAAAGCCGCGCCCCGAAGAGGCTCCCTCCAACTTGGCCGTAGTGGGGCGCTACATCCTTACGCCGCGAATTTTTCATCACCTGGCGCAAGTTCACGCCGGGGCCGGCGGCGAAATCCAGCTCACTGACGGCATAGCCGCGCTGCTGCGGGAAGAAAAACTGCTGGCCTACCATTTCAGCGGCACGCGCTACGATTGCGGTTCGAAGCTGGGATACCTCAAGGCGCAGGTTGCTTTCGGCTTGAAGCATGAAGATTTGCAGGAAGAATTTTCCGCCTACCTGGCAGCGCTGCAATAA
- a CDS encoding HAD-IIB family hydrolase: MKKTVIFSDLDGTLLDAKNYCFDDALPALSLLQERAIPLILCSSKTRMEIEAYRLSMRNEHPFISENGGGIFIPQGYFSTPVKATKINGYQLITLGMPYAEIRSRFVALRKRFGTQVRGFGDMTAQEVAELTGLSCDEATLAKQRDFDEPFVFDGAPDEHFLQAIIDTGLHWTQGRIFHILGKHDKGRAVEILMKLYRQELGAITSVGLGDGFNDLPMLQEVDRPVLIRHEDRSFDPRIVMAGLVKTQSPGPRGWNEAVLQLLSAAETTPQAVLGSIFSAAIAAVDPYQAVLNAAKLEHECLTVADAVYRLDTFSRILVVGAGKATARMALAIEHLLGARISDGLIIVKNGHTAGLAMVEQIEASHPVPNQAGVEGAQRILEMVRGAGEKTLVICLLSGGASALLVAPVAGVTLQDKQEVTALLLKAGATIGELNAVRKHLSAVKGGRLARAACPAQMMTLILSDVIGDRLDVIASGPTAPDGSSFADACSVIEKYGLMEKIPVRVTDYLQRGAAGLEAETVKDGDACLSATRNVIVGGSRQALAAAQEKSRQLGFAAEIVTSELQGEARDAAGFLAHTARMTQDGMNSDERRCLLFGGETTVTVRGTGKGGRNQELALAFALEAEGRQGISLLSAGTDGNDGPTDAAGALVDGRTAERARRLGMEPAAYLAENDSYGFFQRFDALSGTRSHFMTGPTGTNVMDLQIILLEGNDAEHANANRDKKPEGRPTT, from the coding sequence ATGAAAAAAACAGTCATATTCAGCGATCTCGACGGAACGCTGCTCGACGCGAAGAATTATTGTTTTGATGACGCGCTACCGGCACTGAGCCTGCTCCAGGAACGGGCCATTCCGCTGATACTCTGCTCCAGCAAAACCCGCATGGAAATCGAAGCCTACCGACTGAGTATGCGCAATGAGCACCCGTTCATATCCGAGAACGGTGGCGGCATCTTCATTCCGCAGGGCTATTTCTCAACGCCGGTTAAAGCCACGAAAATTAACGGCTATCAGCTCATCACGCTCGGCATGCCTTATGCGGAAATCAGAAGCCGCTTTGTCGCGCTCAGGAAAAGATTCGGGACACAGGTGCGCGGCTTTGGCGACATGACTGCACAGGAAGTCGCCGAATTGACTGGCCTTTCATGCGACGAAGCCACTTTGGCAAAGCAGCGAGATTTCGACGAACCCTTCGTTTTCGACGGAGCGCCCGACGAACATTTCCTGCAAGCCATAATAGACACCGGGCTGCACTGGACCCAGGGGCGGATATTCCACATCCTGGGCAAACACGACAAAGGCCGTGCCGTGGAAATTCTCATGAAACTTTACCGGCAGGAGCTAGGCGCAATCACCAGCGTCGGCCTGGGCGATGGATTTAACGACCTGCCGATGCTCCAGGAAGTCGACCGTCCGGTGCTGATCCGCCACGAGGACCGCAGTTTTGACCCTCGCATCGTCATGGCCGGCCTGGTGAAAACGCAGAGCCCCGGCCCGCGGGGCTGGAACGAAGCGGTGCTGCAGCTGCTGTCAGCCGCGGAGACGACGCCGCAAGCGGTGTTGGGCAGTATTTTCAGCGCTGCCATTGCGGCGGTCGATCCTTACCAGGCGGTGCTCAACGCCGCAAAACTTGAGCATGAATGCCTGACCGTCGCCGACGCCGTTTACCGGCTTGATACTTTTAGCCGCATTCTCGTGGTCGGTGCGGGCAAGGCCACCGCGCGCATGGCACTGGCCATCGAACATTTGCTTGGAGCGCGAATTTCGGATGGGCTGATCATCGTAAAGAATGGCCACACGGCAGGACTTGCCATGGTTGAACAGATAGAGGCTTCCCACCCGGTGCCGAACCAGGCCGGGGTGGAGGGCGCTCAGCGCATACTGGAAATGGTGCGGGGCGCCGGCGAGAAGACGCTGGTGATCTGCCTGCTCTCGGGCGGTGCGTCGGCCCTGCTGGTTGCCCCCGTCGCGGGCGTCACGCTGCAGGACAAGCAGGAAGTGACCGCCCTGCTGCTGAAAGCGGGCGCGACCATCGGCGAATTGAACGCCGTGCGCAAACATCTCTCGGCGGTCAAGGGCGGCAGACTGGCGCGGGCCGCCTGCCCGGCGCAGATGATGACACTGATTCTTTCCGACGTGATCGGTGACCGGCTCGACGTCATCGCTTCCGGGCCGACGGCGCCAGACGGTTCGAGCTTTGCCGACGCCTGTTCGGTAATCGAAAAATACGGGCTGATGGAAAAAATACCCGTACGCGTCACGGATTATCTGCAGCGGGGTGCCGCCGGTCTGGAAGCCGAAACGGTGAAAGACGGCGACGCCTGTCTGAGCGCAACCCGCAACGTGATTGTCGGCGGCAGCCGCCAGGCGCTGGCGGCGGCGCAGGAAAAATCGCGACAACTCGGATTTGCGGCAGAGATCGTCACGTCTGAACTGCAGGGCGAAGCGCGCGATGCCGCAGGTTTCCTGGCACATACTGCACGCATGACGCAAGACGGCATGAACTCGGACGAGCGCCGCTGCCTGCTGTTCGGCGGCGAAACCACGGTCACCGTCAGGGGGACAGGAAAAGGCGGCCGGAACCAGGAGCTGGCACTGGCGTTTGCCCTGGAGGCTGAAGGCAGACAAGGAATTTCCCTGCTTTCCGCCGGCACGGACGGCAACGACGGACCGACCGATGCGGCGGGCGCGTTGGTCGACGGCCGCACCGCCGAACGCGCGCGCCGGCTTGGCATGGAGCCGGCCGCATATCTTGCGGAAAACGATTCCTATGGGTTTTTTCAACGCTTCGACGCCTTGTCAGGGACGCGCAGCCATTTCATGACCGGACCGACGGGAACGAACGTCATGGACCTCCAGATCATCCTGCTGGAAGGAAACGACGCCGAGCATGCGAACGCGAACAGAGATAAAAAACCGGAAGGACGACCCACAACATGA
- a CDS encoding glycosyltransferase, translating to MNDISFRTEVHEQIGKIGSADIVVGIPSFNNARTIGHVVRAVQAGLAKYFPDHKAVIVNSDGGSSDGTTDVVQNTSVDDFSAILLHHRILPISKIAFPYSGIPGKGSAFRSIFEIAQTLGAKACVVVDSDLRSITPEWIELLVKPVLEGGFDYVAPLYHRHKFDGTITNSIVYPLTRALYGKRVRQPIGGDFGFSGRLAQFYLTKDVWQTDVARFGIDIWMTTTAIANGFKVAQSFLGAKIHDAKDPGADLSSMLYQVVSATFELMEGYAEVWTPIRGSAPATTFGFEYTVGLEQVNVNTARMLNLFREGLKNLSEIWLDILGTGDFREVERLGTLADGEFSFPIGLWTRVIYDYAIAFHQKKMSPEHLIKSLTPLYLGKTASFILSAEHMEGYEAEAEIEKLCLEFENNKDYLVTSWK from the coding sequence ATGAATGACATTTCCTTCAGAACGGAAGTGCACGAACAGATCGGGAAGATCGGGTCTGCCGACATCGTCGTCGGCATTCCCAGCTTCAACAATGCGCGCACCATCGGCCACGTCGTGCGCGCGGTTCAGGCCGGTCTGGCCAAGTATTTTCCCGACCACAAGGCGGTGATCGTGAACTCCGACGGCGGTTCCAGCGACGGCACCACGGACGTGGTGCAGAACACTTCGGTCGATGATTTCAGCGCCATCTTGCTCCATCACCGCATCCTGCCCATCTCCAAGATCGCCTTCCCTTATTCCGGCATACCCGGTAAGGGGAGCGCCTTTCGCAGTATTTTCGAAATCGCCCAGACGCTGGGTGCAAAGGCCTGCGTGGTGGTCGATTCGGATCTCCGAAGCATCACGCCGGAGTGGATCGAACTGCTGGTGAAGCCGGTGCTGGAAGGGGGCTTCGATTACGTGGCCCCGCTTTACCACCGCCACAAGTTCGACGGAACCATTACCAACAGCATCGTCTACCCGCTTACCCGCGCGCTCTACGGCAAGCGAGTACGGCAGCCCATCGGCGGTGATTTCGGCTTTTCCGGCCGGCTGGCGCAGTTCTACCTGACCAAGGACGTGTGGCAAACCGATGTCGCGCGCTTCGGCATCGACATATGGATGACCACGACGGCCATCGCGAACGGCTTCAAGGTCGCCCAGTCCTTTCTCGGCGCCAAGATTCACGACGCCAAGGACCCCGGTGCCGACCTGAGCAGCATGCTCTATCAGGTGGTGAGCGCCACCTTCGAGCTGATGGAGGGCTATGCTGAAGTATGGACGCCCATCCGCGGATCCGCGCCAGCAACGACCTTCGGCTTCGAATACACGGTGGGGCTCGAACAGGTCAACGTCAATACCGCCAGGATGCTGAACCTGTTCCGCGAGGGCCTTAAAAACCTCAGCGAGATCTGGCTCGATATCCTCGGCACCGGGGACTTCAGGGAAGTGGAACGGCTGGGCACCCTGGCCGATGGCGAGTTCTCCTTTCCCATCGGGTTGTGGACAAGGGTCATCTATGATTACGCCATTGCTTTCCACCAGAAAAAAATGTCGCCGGAACACCTGATCAAGTCCCTGACCCCGCTTTATCTCGGGAAAACCGCATCGTTCATTCTGTCAGCGGAACACATGGAGGGGTATGAGGCGGAGGCCGAGATCGAAAAACTTTGCCTCGAATTCGAAAACAACAAGGATTACCTGGTAACCAGCTGGAAATAA
- a CDS encoding mechanosensitive ion channel family protein, with protein MMDFLNLIFDPLEEVFLKFKMFLPNLLAMLVITALGIVLARLIKVMLVKSLVAINFDSWSDRMGFTTLMRKGDLWAKPSATLGAIIFWLLIILTLMIGLSALKVPAIDNLVEQVFSYMPRAFSAAVILIIGYVLTGFISQGVLIAAVNSGYHYAKLIAEAIRTLLMVLILAMAMEQLQIAPSIVLAAFSIIFGGIVIALSISFGVGGIDAARRMIEREGAEKRAEEPRDDIEHI; from the coding sequence ATGATGGATTTTCTGAACCTGATATTCGACCCCCTGGAAGAGGTATTTCTGAAGTTCAAAATGTTTTTGCCCAATCTTTTGGCCATGCTTGTCATCACCGCGCTGGGCATCGTTCTGGCTCGGCTCATCAAAGTCATGCTGGTAAAATCCCTGGTGGCCATCAACTTCGACAGCTGGTCCGACCGGATGGGATTTACCACCCTGATGCGCAAGGGGGATCTCTGGGCCAAACCTTCCGCCACCCTCGGGGCCATCATCTTCTGGTTGCTGATCATCCTCACCCTGATGATCGGCCTGAGCGCCCTCAAAGTCCCGGCGATCGACAATCTGGTCGAACAGGTATTCAGTTATATGCCCCGCGCTTTTTCCGCCGCCGTGATCCTGATCATCGGCTACGTGCTGACCGGCTTTATCAGCCAAGGGGTATTGATCGCCGCGGTAAACAGCGGTTATCACTACGCCAAACTGATCGCCGAGGCCATCCGCACCCTGTTGATGGTGTTGATTCTGGCGATGGCCATGGAACAGCTACAGATCGCGCCGAGCATCGTACTCGCCGCCTTCTCGATCATTTTCGGTGGAATTGTGATAGCGCTCTCGATTTCCTTCGGTGTGGGTGGTATCGATGCGGCGCGGCGGATGATCGAAAGAGAAGGCGCGGAAAAACGTGCTGAAGAGCCACGTGACGATATCGAACACATCTAG
- a CDS encoding glycosyl transferase: MSDFYQSGIITTLHQLGNPSLERLESELNGFAKTRPVALVLPALYSEFEGPAMPGIVQELAKVKYLNEIVLVLDKASEKDFQRVKEFMSPISTEVKIIHNDGKRVSEIYETFARNGFNVGERGKGRSAWLAYGYVLARGRSDVIALHDCDIVTYSRELLARLCYPVVNPSLDYVFCKGYYSRISSKMNGRVTRLLVTPLVRALGQLIGPHDFLAFLDSFRYPLAGEFCMITDLARVNRIPWDWGLEVGSLAEVHRNYSPRRVCQVDIAANYDHKHQILSADDASKGLMKMTVDICKSIFRTLASEGVVFSDGLFKSLLVSYLRQAEDTIMKYEADAAINGLKFDRHEEAMAVEAFTRAIAMATQVFMENPMTTPLIPNWNRVTSAIPGIFDMLKMAVDADNQ, translated from the coding sequence ATGTCCGATTTTTATCAGTCAGGCATCATCACGACACTTCATCAGCTTGGCAATCCCTCGCTGGAGAGGCTGGAGTCCGAGTTGAACGGCTTCGCGAAAACCAGGCCCGTGGCCCTGGTATTGCCGGCGCTGTATTCGGAGTTCGAGGGGCCGGCCATGCCGGGAATCGTCCAGGAACTCGCCAAGGTAAAGTATCTGAACGAAATCGTTCTGGTACTGGACAAGGCCTCGGAAAAAGATTTTCAGCGCGTAAAAGAGTTCATGTCGCCGATATCGACTGAGGTCAAGATCATCCACAACGATGGGAAAAGGGTAAGCGAAATATATGAAACCTTCGCCCGCAACGGATTCAACGTGGGCGAGCGCGGCAAGGGGCGCTCGGCGTGGCTTGCCTACGGCTACGTGCTGGCGCGCGGACGCTCCGACGTCATCGCCCTGCACGATTGCGACATCGTCACCTACAGCCGCGAACTGCTGGCGCGGCTGTGCTACCCCGTGGTCAATCCGAGCCTGGACTACGTGTTCTGCAAGGGGTATTACAGCCGGATATCTAGCAAAATGAATGGGCGCGTTACCCGCCTATTGGTGACACCGCTGGTCAGGGCTCTCGGTCAGCTCATCGGGCCGCATGATTTTCTCGCATTCCTCGACAGCTTCCGCTATCCCCTGGCAGGGGAATTCTGCATGATCACGGATCTCGCCCGGGTGAACCGGATCCCGTGGGATTGGGGACTGGAGGTGGGCTCACTGGCCGAGGTACACCGCAACTATTCGCCACGCCGTGTTTGTCAGGTGGACATCGCCGCGAACTACGACCACAAACATCAAATTCTTTCCGCCGATGATGCAAGCAAAGGTTTGATGAAAATGACCGTGGATATCTGCAAATCCATCTTCAGGACTTTGGCATCGGAAGGCGTGGTGTTTTCGGACGGCCTCTTCAAATCCTTGCTCGTATCCTATCTGCGGCAGGCAGAGGATACGATCATGAAGTACGAAGCGGATGCTGCCATCAACGGCCTCAAGTTCGACCGCCACGAGGAAGCAATGGCGGTGGAAGCTTTTACCCGGGCCATCGCCATGGCAACGCAGGTATTCATGGAAAATCCGATGACCACGCCGCTCATTCCGAACTGGAACCGGGTGACCTCAGCCATTCCGGGCATTTTCGACATGCTAAAAATGGCCGTGGACGCGGATAACCAGTAA